In Saimiri boliviensis isolate mSaiBol1 chromosome 12, mSaiBol1.pri, whole genome shotgun sequence, one genomic interval encodes:
- the MRPL28 gene encoding large ribosomal subunit protein bL28m: protein MPLHKYPVWLWKRLQLREGICARLPKHFLRSLEEERTPTAVHYRPHGAKFKINPKNGQRERVEDVPIPIYFPRESQRGLWGGEGWIVGHRYANNDKLSKKLKKVWKPQLFDRELYSEILDKKFTVTVTMRTLDLIDEAYGLDFYILKTPKEDLCSKFGMDLKRGMLLRLARQDPQLHPEDPERRAAIYDKYKEFVIPEEEAEWVGLTLEEAIEKQRLLEEKDPVPLFKVYTEELIQRLQRQALSEPVLVQKTASGQ, encoded by the exons ATGCCCCTGCACAAGTACCCCGTGTGGCTCTGGAAGCGGCTGCAGCTGCGGGAGGGCATCTGTGCCCGCCTGCCCAAGCACTTCCTGCGCTCCCTGGAGGAGGAGCGGACGCCTACCGCCGTGCACTATAGGCCCCATGGAGCCAAGTTCAAGATCAACCCCAAGAACGGGCAGCGGGAGCGTGTGGAAGATGTGCCCATACCCATCTACTTTCCCCGCGAGTCCCAGCGGGGGCTGTGGGGCGGCGAGGGCTGGATCGTGGGACACAGATACGCCAACAACGACAAG CTCTCCAAGAAGCTAAAGAAGGTGTGGAAGCCGCAGCTGTTTGATCGAGAGCTCTACAGTGAGATCTTGGACAAGAAGTTCACCGTGACCGTGACCATGCGGACTCTGGACCTCATCGACGAGGCGTACGGATTGGACTTCTACATCCTCAAG ACCCCGAAGGAGGACCTGTGCTCCAAGTTCGGGATGGACCTGAAGCGAGGCATGTTGCTTCGGCTTGCCCGGCAAGACCCCCAGCTGCACCCCGAGGACCCCGAACGGCGGGCGGCCATCTACGACAAGTACAAG GAATTTGTCATCCCAGAAGAGGAGGCAGAGTGGGTGGGCCTCACTCTGGAGGAGGCCATTGAGAAGCAGAGACTTCTGGAGGAGAAG GACCCTGTACCCCTGTTCAAGGTCTACACGGAGGAGCTGATCCAGCGGCTGCAGCGGCAGGCACTGTCGGAGCCGGTGCTGGTGCAGAAGACAGCCAGTGGCCAGTGA